In Methanofervidicoccus sp. A16, the sequence AAGGAGAGAACGGATATAAGATATCTGCGAGATGTCCAAAATTATTAACCTTTGCCGAAAACATCAACCTTGCAGATGCTGTAAGTTATGCCTCTATGAAGGTAGGAGGTAGTGGAGGAGGACACAGATTCGCCTGTGGTGCCTATATCCCCTATAAAGAGGACTTTATAAAGTATATAGAGGATAGACTTTAATTATTATTTATTCCTGTTTCGTTAATTTATCAAACAAAAGATAATGCTTTTCTTGGAAATAACCCTTAAACACTTTATAGGATGTAGTAAATTCTCCTTAATAGGACTGTTATTAATTATATATGGGGAGCATTTTTTATTAATTTATATAAATATTTATATTCAAAATGAAAATAATACAATTTAATGTAGAAAATTAAGTCTTTAATAAAACTGTTAAGTGCTTACAGGTAAAAATTGCCCTTTATTTATTTTATTCTAAACACTATAACACTAAATTGTTTCTTAATTTATTAATTTTTATATTATTTAACAAAAATTTTGTTCATAATTTTTTATATTAAAATAATAATTATCGGAGAATTAAAAAAAATAAAAAATATTAAAAATTCGACTGTCTAAAAAAGAATTATGTTAAAACTAAAATATGGCTTTCATCCTCTGGTTTATATTGAATACTAAAAGAGTAGAACAAGATTCTATTAATTCTCCTTTTTAAGGTTTTTTACATTATTTTATTATTACTATAATTTTTAAATGCAAGTAAAAAATAAAAGTAGTAATAAAATAGAAACACTCTGTATTTTTATTTTAAAAATAGCTCATCATGTAAATAACCTTATTCACTAGAATCTCACCACTCCCTGTTTAGGTGCATCCTTGAAAATAGAATAACTAAAAAATGTTCTGACTATCTTTAAATACCCCCCCACCTTTTAAATAGATCGTTGGGAATACCTAAGATATCCAATATTCTTCCAACAACAAAATCCACCATATCATTCACTGTTTTAGGTTTTCCATAGAAGGCAGGAATAGGTGGCATGATAATGGTTCCTAACTTAGATAACTTCAACATATTTTCAAGGTGTATAGAACTTAACGGCATCTCCCTGGGCATGAGGATTAACTTTCTCTTCTCCTTAATCGCTACATCACACACTCTACATATTAAGTTGCTACTGTATCCATTTGCCACTGCAGATAGTGTTTTCATGGAACATGGTATAACTACCACACTGTGAAATATATGGGAACCAGAGGCTAAAGGAGAGAATAGGTCACTGTTCTCATAGTACTCATGGGACAGACCTATGAGATAATCAAGATCTACATCTAACTCATGTTCTATTACCTTTTTACCAGACTCTGAGACTATTAGAGATACTTCTACACCTTTATCCCTAAGTACCTCTAGTAGTCTCTTTGCATAACATACTCCACTTGCACC encodes:
- a CDS encoding UbiX family flavin prenyltransferase, with product MKVVVCITGASGVCYAKRLLEVLRDKGVEVSLIVSESGKKVIEHELDVDLDYLIGLSHEYYENSDLFSPLASGSHIFHSVVVIPCSMKTLSAVANGYSSNLICRVCDVAIKEKRKLILMPREMPLSSIHLENMLKLSKLGTIIMPPIPAFYGKPKTVNDMVDFVVGRILDILGIPNDLFKRWGGI